The following nucleotide sequence is from Streptomyces bathyalis.
CCGTCGAGATTGCCGGTCACGAGCGGGTGCCGGTGCAGGAGGGCCGCGCGCTCCCGGGGTGCGAGACCTTCGAAGAAGGAAGCGATCCGCGCCGGACTCGCCGCCGGGTCGGGGAGCCGGCGGCCGAGAGTGTCGTCGTCCGCGCGCCAGGCGGCCGCTCCCGGAGGCGGACCGGTGACGGCCTTCTGCGTCGAGCCGGCGGCCCAGCCGGCAGTGGCCGCGACGACTGTTGCGGTGAGTGCGGCAGCTGTCAGAGCCCGCTTCAGACGGCGCTTCATCCCCGTACCCCCTCCGGCGGCCGCCGGAGGGACCGGTGGCCTTTCGGAAGGAGAGTCGGACGAGGGTGTGCGGCCTCACGTCACACCGGGGAGCCAACGCCCGGGTGATACCGGGGTATCGGCATGCCCTCCGCGAGGAGGAGACGGCCAACCGGAGAGTCAGCCCTCGCCCGGGGAGATCAGGCCCGACTCGTACGCGAAGATCACGGCCTGAGCCCGGTCGCGCAGCTGGAGCTTGGTGAAGATACGGCTCACGTGAGTCTTGACGGTCTGTTCGGCCAGGACGAGGGCGCCGGCGATCTCGGTGTTGGACCGTCCGCGTGCCAGCAGCTCCAGCACCTCCGTCTCACGGTCCGTCAGCCCGTTGAGCCGCAGTCCGCGTGCCGACGGCGGCGACGGGCGCTGCCTGGCGAAGTCGGCGATGAGCCGCCGGGTGACCGACGGGGCGAGAAGTGCCTCGCCCTCCGCGACGATCCGCACGGCCGCGATGAGATCGGCGGGCGGAGCGTCCTTGAGCAGGAATCCGCTGGCCCCCGCGCGGAGCGCCTCGTAGACGTAGTCGTCCACATCGAAGGTGGTCAGCATCAGGACCTTGGGGCGGTGGGCCTTTCCGTCCGCCGAACCGGTGCCGCCCTTGCCGCCGTTGTCGGTTCCGAGCAGCTTCCTCGCCGCCTCCAGCCCGTCCATCTCCGGCATGCGCACGTCCATGAGAACCACGTCGGGGTGCGTGCGCCGGCACAGTTCGACGCCCTGCGCCCCGTCCGCGGCCTCGCCCACCACGTCGATGTCGGACTGCGCGGCGAGGAGCGCGGCGAAGCCCGCACGCACCATGGCCTGGTCGTCGACGATGATCACGCGGGTGGTCATGAGGGCTCGGGGTCCTTCCCGGTCGGTTGTGCCGGCAGCAGCGGTATGCGGGCGGCGACGCGGAACCCGCCGTCGGGAAGCGGCCCGGTGTCGAGCGAACCGCCGATGAGCCGGACGCGTTCGCGCATGCCCACGAGGCCGTGTCCGGTGCCGGCGGTCTCCAGGGGCGGCCCTGCCGGGCCGGGGGCCGGGCCGTTGACGACGAGGACCGTCAGATGCGCCTGCGCGGAGTCCCGGGTGCGTTCGGTGCGTTTGCCGCCCCTGCCACCCCGGCTGTCCTCGACCGGTTCGCCGTCCCCGCCGCTCGCTTCCGCGTCGCCCCCGGTCACCGATACGCGGGAGGTGGCCCCGGGCGCATGCCGTACGACGTTGGCGAGCGCTTCCTGCACGATCCGGTAGGCGGACAGCTGCACGGCCTGCGGCAGCCCGGACAGCCCTTCCTCCACGGACAGTTCGGTGGGCACGCCCGCCCGGACGGTCGCCTCCACCAGCTGACCGAGCCGGTCCAGGCCCGGCTGCGGTGCCCGTTCGCCCTGTGCTTCCTCGCTGCGCAGCACACCGAGCAGCCGCCGCATCTCCGACAGCGACTCGCGCGCGGTCGCGGCGATGGAGCCGAACTCCTCCCGCGCCTGCGGCGGCAGCCCGCTCAGCCGGTAGGGCGCGCTGTCGGCCTGCACGGTGATGACCGACATGTGGTGTGCGACGACATCGTGCAGCTCACGCGCTATACGGGCCCGCTCCTCCAGCAGCGTGCGCCGGGCGCGCTCGGCCTCGCTGATCGTCTCCTGCTCCGCGAGACGCCGCTGCGCGTCCCCCCGCTCGCGCAGTGCCCCGCCGAGCAGCAGCACGATGCCACTGAGCACCGTCATCAGCACGTTCGTTCCGTCGCTGCGCCCCTGCGCGAGGAAACCGAGCGCCAGCGAGATCACGAGGGTGACCGTCCAGACGGCGATGAGCGTGCGGCGCCTCTCGCGCAGCGACAGCGCGAGGCACAGCACCAGATAGCCGATGATC
It contains:
- a CDS encoding response regulator — protein: MTTRVIIVDDQAMVRAGFAALLAAQSDIDVVGEAADGAQGVELCRRTHPDVVLMDVRMPEMDGLEAARKLLGTDNGGKGGTGSADGKAHRPKVLMLTTFDVDDYVYEALRAGASGFLLKDAPPADLIAAVRIVAEGEALLAPSVTRRLIADFARQRPSPPSARGLRLNGLTDRETEVLELLARGRSNTEIAGALVLAEQTVKTHVSRIFTKLQLRDRAQAVIFAYESGLISPGEG
- a CDS encoding sensor histidine kinase gives rise to the protein MNASDAPGQAGSSPTEPSRGPAKPLSVPAQAAMRGLHDFWAALTTPAGPDARPPVPGSRRRGRRWAYVFLIGLVALLIPVTSNVLSQDHGLPGAVAVSLAFAQAGPLLLAVTRPLQAWWVVIVADTAGALLLLFTPPGQNSWPWPPMEIIGYLVLCLALSLRERRRTLIAVWTVTLVISLALGFLAQGRSDGTNVLMTVLSGIVLLLGGALRERGDAQRRLAEQETISEAERARRTLLEERARIARELHDVVAHHMSVITVQADSAPYRLSGLPPQAREEFGSIAATARESLSEMRRLLGVLRSEEAQGERAPQPGLDRLGQLVEATVRAGVPTELSVEEGLSGLPQAVQLSAYRIVQEALANVVRHAPGATSRVSVTGGDAEASGGDGEPVEDSRGGRGGKRTERTRDSAQAHLTVLVVNGPAPGPAGPPLETAGTGHGLVGMRERVRLIGGSLDTGPLPDGGFRVAARIPLLPAQPTGKDPEPS